One genomic region from Leptolyngbyaceae cyanobacterium JSC-12 encodes:
- a CDS encoding putative copper-binding protein (IMG reference gene:2510096482~PFAM: Copper binding proteins, plastocyanin/azurin family), with amino-acid sequence MRSRHFFQGLLTICCLIGLAMGWKLPPAIAAPTAIDLSRQPASEIRVHLGNTSNELKFVPNAIEFAAGKRYKLVLDNPSNSKHYFTAKDFADNIWSQKVEAGNVEVKGAIHEVELKPGAIADWVFIPIRTGTYELHCSIPGHAEAGMVGKLTVTTASTS; translated from the coding sequence ATGCGATCGCGCCACTTTTTCCAGGGGTTATTAACCATTTGCTGTTTAATCGGGTTGGCAATGGGTTGGAAATTGCCACCTGCGATCGCCGCTCCAACCGCAATTGATCTCTCCCGTCAACCCGCTAGCGAAATCCGGGTTCACCTCGGCAACACCAGCAACGAACTCAAGTTTGTGCCCAATGCGATCGAGTTTGCAGCGGGCAAGCGCTATAAACTCGTACTCGATAACCCCAGCAATAGCAAGCATTACTTCACAGCTAAAGACTTTGCCGATAACATCTGGTCACAAAAAGTAGAAGCTGGCAACGTGGAAGTCAAAGGCGCAATTCACGAGGTAGAACTTAAACCAGGAGCAATTGCAGATTGGGTATTTATTCCCATTAGAACTGGAACTTATGAGCTACATTGCTCAATCCCAGGGCACGCCGAGGCTGGAATGGTTGGCAAGTTGACAGTCACCACCGCCAGTACCAGTTGA
- a CDS encoding putative Zn-dependent peptidase (IMG reference gene:2510096483~PFAM: Peptidase M16 inactive domain; Insulinase (Peptidase family M16)) translates to MNRSHRVWHSHFFTLFAISFLTVTLVGLVSVISQTVLPASATQLAQTPPSQPRKTAPQSSSMLALTQGVEKTVLANGLTVLTKKVDTAPVVSVQVWYRIGSRNEASGENGIAHQLEHLMFKGTKDRPIQFGRFFSALGSQSNAFTSYDMTAYFGTVEQDKLEALLVLEADRMRNSIIDESALASEKRVVISELQGYENNPSYRLGRAVMRAVFPDNPYGLPVGGTKADVEKFTVERVRYYYDTYYRPDNAVLVVVGNFKPDETMTLIQNTFGSIPKATTPLPADALTQAPTEPAPRATARSPITIRQPGTAALLNAVYPLPNVRHPDVPALQVMDFILSGGRSSRLYQSLVETGLASDVSGYAANLIGGGWYDLSITAAPGKKLKEIDPILQQVIADLRNQLVTPEELARAKAQLRASIILRNRDISSQATQLGDDFISTGDYQFTDRLLTQITQVTAADIQRVARTYLIPANRTVGFFEPTTVDGSAGATISSFSQTTEKFSPGTPVDPAEVAKYLPELKPSDQRSSTQTLPEKLTLKNGMQILLLRDRSTPTVTLSGFVAAGSIYDQPQTAGLASLTADNLLNGTKTQNALAIAKALENRGASLQFSTTREGVSISGEALAADLPGLIRVLADTLQNANFPEKELELSRQQALTALKLDLDNPARVARRAFQQAVYPDNHPFHVLPTEASLKAITRNDVVNFYKQQYSPEATILTLVGDFEPIGVRNLLVKEFGAWQTVAQHPPITFPTVPLPEQTVRLKPILPGKTQSITFMGYNAIARQDPRFYAVQVLNQILGGDTLSSRLGTEVRDRQGLTYGIYSLFQAGKTSGPFLIYMQTAPEDADRAIASTISLLRQVREQGVSPAEVAAAKRSLISSYSVELASPTNLASILLMNTVYGLGPNEIRQYLSKIEAVTLEQVSQVIQELLHPANLVIVTAGPAPSTSLQK, encoded by the coding sequence ATGAATCGGTCTCATCGTGTTTGGCACTCTCATTTCTTCACGCTATTTGCCATTAGTTTCCTGACGGTTACTCTGGTAGGATTAGTGTCTGTTATCTCGCAAACAGTGTTGCCAGCATCTGCAACACAGCTTGCTCAGACCCCTCCTAGCCAGCCACGAAAAACCGCGCCACAGTCCTCTTCTATGCTCGCCCTAACTCAAGGGGTTGAGAAAACAGTTTTAGCTAATGGGCTGACGGTTTTGACCAAGAAAGTAGACACTGCACCAGTTGTGAGTGTGCAAGTATGGTACCGCATCGGTTCTCGAAATGAGGCTTCTGGCGAGAACGGTATCGCTCATCAACTTGAACACTTGATGTTTAAGGGAACAAAAGACCGACCGATCCAGTTTGGACGATTTTTTAGTGCGTTAGGTAGCCAGTCCAATGCGTTTACCAGTTACGATATGACGGCATATTTTGGCACCGTGGAACAAGACAAACTAGAAGCACTGCTGGTGCTGGAAGCCGATCGCATGAGGAATTCCATCATTGACGAGAGTGCACTGGCAAGTGAGAAGCGAGTCGTGATTTCGGAGTTGCAGGGATATGAAAACAATCCGAGCTATCGGTTAGGACGAGCCGTGATGCGAGCGGTGTTTCCTGACAACCCCTACGGTTTGCCAGTTGGTGGCACCAAAGCAGATGTAGAAAAGTTCACAGTTGAGCGGGTGCGGTACTATTACGACACTTATTACCGTCCTGATAATGCAGTGTTGGTCGTAGTGGGCAACTTCAAGCCAGACGAAACCATGACGCTGATTCAAAACACATTTGGTAGTATCCCTAAAGCTACGACTCCCCTCCCAGCAGATGCTCTAACCCAGGCTCCAACGGAACCTGCTCCTCGTGCGACGGCGCGATCGCCCATCACTATTCGTCAACCCGGAACTGCCGCTCTACTTAACGCGGTTTATCCCTTGCCCAATGTGCGCCACCCAGATGTGCCAGCCCTGCAAGTCATGGATTTCATCCTGTCAGGTGGTCGCAGTTCTCGCCTGTATCAATCGTTGGTCGAAACAGGCTTAGCAAGTGATGTCAGCGGTTATGCAGCGAACTTGATTGGGGGAGGATGGTACGATCTCTCGATTACGGCCGCTCCTGGCAAAAAGTTGAAAGAGATTGACCCAATTTTGCAACAAGTCATCGCTGATTTGCGGAATCAATTAGTCACCCCTGAAGAGTTAGCCCGTGCGAAGGCACAGTTGCGAGCATCGATTATTTTGCGTAACCGGGACATTAGTAGCCAGGCAACTCAACTAGGGGATGACTTCATTTCAACTGGGGATTATCAGTTTACAGATCGCTTACTTACTCAAATTACGCAAGTTACAGCAGCGGACATTCAGCGAGTAGCACGGACATACCTGATTCCTGCGAATCGGACTGTTGGTTTTTTTGAACCAACGACAGTTGATGGCAGTGCTGGGGCAACAATCAGCAGTTTTTCTCAGACCACTGAAAAATTTAGCCCAGGTACACCTGTTGATCCAGCCGAGGTGGCAAAGTATTTGCCGGAACTCAAGCCGAGCGATCAACGGTCTTCAACGCAAACTCTCCCAGAAAAACTGACGTTGAAAAATGGGATGCAAATCCTGTTATTGCGCGATCGCAGCACTCCCACCGTAACGTTGAGCGGGTTCGTAGCAGCAGGGTCTATTTACGATCAGCCACAAACTGCAGGGCTAGCAAGTTTAACGGCGGATAATTTGTTGAATGGTACCAAAACACAAAATGCCCTGGCGATCGCCAAAGCCCTAGAAAACCGCGGAGCCAGTCTGCAATTTAGCACCACTCGCGAAGGAGTTAGTATTTCGGGCGAAGCGCTGGCAGCCGATTTGCCTGGCTTAATCCGGGTACTTGCAGATACCTTGCAAAACGCCAATTTTCCTGAAAAAGAGTTGGAGCTGAGTCGCCAGCAGGCACTCACAGCACTCAAACTCGATTTAGACAATCCTGCACGGGTTGCCCGACGAGCGTTTCAACAAGCAGTGTATCCTGACAATCATCCGTTTCATGTGCTGCCCACAGAAGCAAGCCTGAAAGCAATTACACGCAATGATGTCGTGAATTTCTACAAACAGCAATACAGTCCAGAGGCAACTATTCTGACACTGGTAGGCGATTTTGAGCCAATTGGGGTACGCAATTTACTGGTTAAGGAGTTTGGTGCCTGGCAAACAGTGGCTCAGCATCCCCCGATTACATTTCCTACCGTACCTTTACCAGAGCAAACTGTGCGGCTCAAGCCGATTTTGCCTGGCAAAACTCAGTCGATCACGTTTATGGGATACAACGCTATTGCTCGCCAAGATCCCCGCTTCTACGCTGTGCAAGTGTTGAACCAGATCTTAGGTGGGGATACGCTTTCCAGTCGCTTAGGGACTGAAGTTCGAGATCGCCAGGGTTTAACCTATGGTATTTACAGCCTCTTTCAGGCTGGCAAAACATCAGGACCTTTCCTGATTTATATGCAAACAGCCCCAGAGGATGCGGATCGCGCGATCGCCAGCACGATTAGCCTGCTGCGACAAGTTCGAGAACAGGGCGTGAGTCCGGCGGAGGTTGCGGCTGCCAAGCGATCGCTGATTAGTAGTTACTCAGTAGAGCTAGCCTCACCCACCAATCTGGCAAGCATACTCCTGATGAATACAGTGTATGGATTGGGTCCCAACGAAATCCGTCAGTACCTCTCTAAAATTGAAGCAGTGACACTAGAACAGGTCAGTCAGGTAATTCAAGAACTTTTGCATCCGGCAAACTTAGTGATTGTAACGGCTGGTCCTGCACCCTCCACTTCTTTACAAAAATAA